Proteins from one Pyrobaculum neutrophilum V24Sta genomic window:
- a CDS encoding MDR/zinc-dependent alcohol dehydrogenase-like family protein: MLAARLYGAGDLRVEEIPVPRPERGWALVRTLAVGVCGTDKAFYRGTYRLFKSPLVPGHEVVGVVEGGELDGRVVVSEINFACGRCEMCRAGLYTHCPYKRTLGIDFDGGMAEYFVAPLEALHPAEGLDPAAATQVEPLAAVLNALAQVPPPPGAKVAILGTGNMAYLAAQVLRGFDPVVVARRGSAKAHLFRGLGLEVVELGELGEYMAENAPLGFDVVFEASGDPSAINTAIEIARPRGVIHLKSTPGSPSPANLTPAVVKELRIVGTRCGTYREFRHAIKLIREGAVKPLITSVVAGIRNAREAFERALQPSEVKVVLKP, encoded by the coding sequence ATGCTTGCGGCTAGGTTGTACGGGGCGGGGGATCTCCGTGTGGAGGAGATCCCTGTGCCTAGGCCGGAGCGGGGGTGGGCGCTGGTGAGGACTCTGGCGGTTGGGGTCTGCGGCACTGACAAGGCCTTCTACAGGGGGACCTACAGGCTGTTTAAGTCGCCTCTTGTGCCGGGGCACGAGGTGGTGGGCGTGGTGGAGGGGGGCGAGCTGGATGGGAGGGTCGTGGTCAGCGAGATCAACTTCGCCTGTGGGAGGTGTGAGATGTGTAGAGCGGGCCTCTACACGCACTGCCCCTACAAGAGGACGCTTGGCATCGACTTTGACGGGGGGATGGCGGAGTACTTCGTGGCGCCTCTGGAGGCCCTCCACCCGGCCGAGGGGCTGGACCCGGCCGCCGCCACCCAGGTGGAGCCGCTGGCGGCTGTGTTGAACGCCCTTGCACAGGTGCCGCCTCCGCCGGGGGCGAAGGTGGCCATCCTGGGGACGGGGAACATGGCCTACCTCGCGGCGCAGGTCCTCAGGGGGTTCGACCCGGTGGTGGTGGCTAGGCGGGGGAGCGCCAAGGCGCACCTCTTCCGGGGGCTGGGTCTGGAGGTGGTGGAGCTGGGCGAGCTGGGGGAGTACATGGCGGAGAACGCGCCGCTGGGGTTCGACGTCGTGTTTGAGGCCAGCGGCGACCCCTCGGCGATTAACACGGCTATAGAGATAGCGAGGCCCCGCGGCGTGATACACCTCAAGTCCACCCCCGGCTCCCCCTCCCCCGCCAACCTAACGCCGGCGGTGGTCAAGGAGCTGAGGATAGTGGGCACTAGATGCGGCACATACAGGGAGTTCAGACACGCCATCAAGCTCATCAGGGAGGGCGCCGTGAAGCCCCTCATAACCTCCGTGGTTGCGGGGATACGCAACGCGAGAGAGGCCTTCGAGAGGGCCCTCCAGCCCAGCGAGGTGAAGGTCGTCCTCAAGCCCTAG
- a CDS encoding PD-(D/E)XK nuclease family protein — protein MDFSQHLRECLDREFQRNQLLIPAKVAAVGASLCLKKAYFMAMIDHMPNAHTDVRLGREGTAVHDALAMLAVPVTYEYFRQRQRYDPSAFLEERLEEIWGRHADVVERFSNISTSDYRLTRERVEALLRGYLALVDWAHRRGLISEHVLVFPERQLISKVVKTGDEVRSLPLIGVPDVLLVDGKNSIIVDWKLRENQNNAMHCLQLAAYKLILKEALGVDPHAFLIYATPKRKETKVVSINEEPPDLKEVKTIKGKCDEKLVEIAAGALYSMAFCRNTLRALVKSGVKLKAYNPTRGNGENKYPCKYCPYLKLCVYRFSRDLPEEKARLRKEMYKLYRTALRKKSEEYANLVNWDKCVEFDEVEFAEPNVIKLVKNFSGSEKHKDIMRYSLGRTTVYVFLRDGLPYPEAGEAPKVFSPALFGRYEDDEVQYSGGRLTAYVRMVSPTFAIRWIPVYLLYKYRGAERVWKRVRVCPGQVPMNIELKALAVAENALVKHFGQEGWFLETLKNMVMAGSDEY, from the coding sequence ATGGACTTTTCCCAACATCTAAGAGAGTGCCTAGATAGGGAGTTTCAGCGAAACCAGTTGCTAATACCGGCGAAGGTCGCCGCCGTTGGGGCCTCCCTCTGCCTAAAGAAGGCCTACTTCATGGCGATGATTGACCACATGCCCAACGCCCACACCGATGTGAGACTGGGCCGCGAGGGCACGGCTGTCCACGACGCCCTCGCCATGCTGGCCGTGCCTGTCACGTATGAATACTTCCGGCAGAGGCAAAGGTACGACCCCTCGGCGTTTCTGGAGGAGAGGCTCGAGGAGATCTGGGGAAGACACGCTGACGTCGTGGAGAGGTTTTCCAACATCTCCACAAGCGACTACAGGCTAACAAGGGAGCGGGTGGAGGCTCTGCTGAGGGGCTACCTCGCCCTTGTTGACTGGGCCCACAGAAGGGGGTTGATCTCAGAGCACGTGCTGGTGTTCCCGGAGCGACAGCTGATAAGCAAGGTTGTGAAGACCGGAGACGAGGTGAGGTCGCTTCCCCTCATCGGGGTGCCCGACGTGTTGCTTGTGGACGGGAAGAACAGCATCATCGTGGACTGGAAGCTGAGGGAGAACCAGAATAACGCTATGCACTGCCTCCAGCTGGCAGCCTACAAGCTAATCCTCAAGGAGGCCCTTGGGGTGGACCCCCACGCCTTCCTAATATACGCAACGCCGAAACGTAAGGAGACTAAAGTCGTATCCATCAACGAAGAGCCGCCCGACCTGAAGGAGGTCAAGACAATAAAGGGCAAGTGCGATGAGAAGCTAGTGGAGATCGCCGCCGGGGCGCTTTATTCAATGGCCTTCTGCAGAAACACCCTCCGCGCGTTGGTAAAGAGCGGCGTCAAGCTGAAGGCCTACAACCCCACGCGGGGGAACGGCGAAAATAAATATCCTTGTAAATATTGTCCCTACCTAAAGCTCTGTGTCTATAGATTTAGCAGAGATTTGCCCGAGGAGAAGGCTCGGCTTAGAAAGGAGATGTACAAGCTGTATAGAACGGCTCTTAGGAAGAAGAGCGAGGAGTACGCCAACTTGGTTAACTGGGACAAGTGCGTTGAATTCGACGAGGTGGAGTTCGCCGAGCCCAATGTTATAAAGCTCGTCAAGAACTTCAGCGGGTCGGAGAAACACAAAGACATCATGAGGTACTCCCTAGGGAGGACAACCGTCTATGTCTTTCTACGAGACGGCCTCCCCTACCCGGAGGCGGGCGAAGCACCGAAGGTGTTTTCGCCTGCGCTCTTTGGCAGATATGAAGACGACGAGGTGCAGTACTCCGGCGGGAGGCTGACGGCATACGTCAGAATGGTGTCCCCAACTTTCGCGATTAGGTGGATACCGGTGTACCTCCTCTATAAGTACAGAGGCGCCGAGAGGGTGTGGAAACGGGTGAGGGTGTGCCCCGGCCAGGTGCCGATGAACATAGAGCTGAAGGCGCTGGCGGTGGCCGAGAACGCGCTGGTGAAGCACTTCGGCCAGGAGGGCTGGTTCCTGGAAACCCTCAAAAACATGGTCATGGCGGGGAGCGATGAGTACTAG
- a CDS encoding methyltransferase domain-containing protein — protein MRIRVLREHYCADCRIVRRSPRSTGVKLLLSVADAAGMSVLDFGCSNWRNSAYLESLGARAVRMDAIPDTRPDVVAYPTHLPFRDGAFDVVLYTHVLMFLERKEDWPAAVAEAARVAKRYLVLETYMVKHPGALRYGVEDLFELVRGLSVVRRNVRLDMQNLVISLRPSSSPPSSRTSRRSS, from the coding sequence ATGAGGATCCGGGTCCTTAGGGAGCACTACTGCGCAGACTGCAGGATAGTTAGGAGGAGCCCCAGGAGCACGGGGGTGAAGCTACTCCTCTCGGTGGCAGACGCCGCGGGCATGTCGGTCCTCGACTTCGGCTGTAGCAACTGGCGCAACTCGGCGTATCTGGAGTCGCTGGGGGCCCGTGCCGTGCGGATGGACGCCATACCGGACACCCGGCCGGACGTGGTCGCCTACCCCACACACCTGCCCTTCAGAGACGGTGCCTTCGACGTCGTGTTGTACACCCACGTACTGATGTTCCTAGAGAGGAAGGAGGACTGGCCCGCCGCGGTTGCCGAGGCCGCCAGGGTGGCAAAGAGGTACCTAGTGCTTGAGACCTACATGGTAAAGCACCCAGGTGCTCTGCGCTATGGGGTAGAAGACCTCTTTGAACTGGTGAGGGGGTTGTCGGTGGTGAGGAGAAACGTGAGGTTGGATATGCAGAACCTCGTCATCTCGCTACGACCTTCTTCGTCTCCTCCAAGTTCTCGAACATCTCGGCGGTCTTCATGA
- a CDS encoding AAA family ATPase, with amino-acid sequence MRVAIRDFKSVAHAELEIAPLTILIGPPAGGKSNILDALAVLGYPARLLRLDEEYGGAKNALEPLGLVARYTDPRALFRNYDLTKTPTVETPKYSVSIHYRRGLQVKAGDATAEINMEHLTGEGDLAPLQDILVETRLYGYDRYGLPATGCRQGHCGFYDYLTTQVRFTPHNILSDLGWNIRRVIRYTPDVVREINEALSERLGEKIELKVSKDGAIAIYDYDYEVTSPSVSEALFRLIYYLAALRSAASYAKLHGLEGRLVAALEEPEAHIFPFLLDLLADHIAQAASTVHVVLATHNPLLVSALWDRAAGVKTYYIHRDKHGATTAAEIDIEKMAQDLATAEDIMLTPPAEILAKYAKSPATPSATPTAA; translated from the coding sequence ATGCGGGTGGCCATCAGAGACTTCAAAAGCGTCGCACACGCCGAGCTGGAGATAGCCCCCCTCACCATACTGATAGGCCCCCCGGCCGGCGGCAAGTCAAACATACTAGACGCCCTCGCCGTCTTGGGCTACCCCGCCAGGCTCCTACGCCTAGACGAGGAATACGGCGGCGCTAAAAACGCCCTGGAGCCGTTGGGACTGGTTGCCAGGTACACGGACCCCAGAGCCCTCTTCCGAAACTACGACCTAACCAAGACCCCAACCGTGGAGACGCCCAAATACTCCGTCTCCATCCACTACAGGCGGGGCCTACAGGTGAAGGCAGGAGACGCGACAGCCGAGATAAATATGGAGCACCTCACCGGTGAGGGCGACCTGGCCCCCCTCCAGGACATCCTCGTGGAGACCCGCCTCTACGGATACGACAGATACGGCCTGCCGGCCACGGGGTGCCGGCAGGGCCACTGCGGCTTCTACGACTACCTAACCACCCAGGTGAGGTTCACCCCCCACAACATCCTAAGCGACCTCGGCTGGAACATACGCCGAGTCATCAGGTACACCCCAGACGTCGTGAGGGAGATCAACGAAGCGCTTTCGGAAAGGCTCGGCGAGAAGATAGAGCTCAAGGTGTCCAAGGACGGCGCCATCGCCATCTACGACTACGACTACGAGGTTACGTCGCCCTCCGTATCCGAGGCACTATTCCGGCTGATCTACTACCTAGCCGCTCTGAGGTCCGCCGCCAGCTACGCCAAGCTCCACGGCCTAGAGGGGCGCCTCGTCGCCGCGCTGGAGGAGCCCGAGGCGCACATATTCCCCTTCCTCCTGGACCTGCTCGCCGACCACATCGCCCAGGCCGCCTCCACCGTCCACGTGGTGCTCGCCACCCACAACCCACTCCTCGTCTCAGCCCTATGGGACCGCGCCGCCGGAGTCAAAACATACTACATCCACCGCGACAAACACGGCGCCACAACCGCCGCCGAAATAGACATAGAGAAAATGGCACAGGACCTGGCCACCGCCGAAGACATCATGCTCACGCCCCCCGCCGAAATCCTCGCCAAATACGCCAAAAGCCCCGCGACGCCAAGCGCCACGCCAACCGCCGCCTAG
- a CDS encoding phosphoadenosine phosphosulfate reductase family protein, translated as MSLDLLLSEAFEVFEEAALKYRTFVIAFSGGKDSTAAAILFYKWAKRRNGVKNRVVLLHNDTLSEIPEMELWVDHFARQFKAKMRELGTDVHVRYAYPHPTETWYWRVLVRGYPAPTFNFRWCVDMLKIEPTERELRRHANHVLVVGSRDEESGARAKSMKTRFGTCSGGGSCLGAYFSHGDIPKIAPIRFWTYDMVWSFLRAQKDFDVQPLEELYRGLAAGGSLGGRYGCWHCTLVRVQAANYSRPEYLYAEAVRTIYRALSDMGQHFREPKNTGYSRWGPLNAHARSIIYHAIKAAEELAGRKIFYGLDRAAIYGYTLRQIFYEMDPQRADAIIRRADPTDRRIPTAELRRLDKTHLAALDSYLSSQNHRDEKTSQALRQIITRLKENTA; from the coding sequence GTGAGTCTTGACCTGTTGCTCTCTGAGGCATTCGAGGTTTTTGAAGAAGCCGCTTTAAAATATAGAACCTTCGTCATCGCCTTCTCTGGAGGCAAGGACTCCACGGCGGCGGCCATTCTCTTCTACAAGTGGGCCAAGCGGCGCAACGGCGTGAAAAACAGGGTTGTCCTCCTCCACAACGACACCCTCTCCGAGATACCGGAGATGGAGCTGTGGGTAGACCACTTCGCCAGGCAGTTCAAAGCCAAGATGCGGGAGCTGGGCACAGACGTACACGTGAGATACGCCTACCCCCACCCCACCGAGACGTGGTACTGGAGAGTCCTCGTGAGGGGGTACCCCGCCCCCACCTTCAACTTCAGGTGGTGCGTAGACATGCTCAAGATAGAGCCCACCGAGCGGGAGCTCAGACGTCACGCCAACCACGTGCTGGTGGTCGGCTCACGCGACGAGGAAAGCGGCGCCAGGGCGAAAAGCATGAAGACGAGGTTCGGCACCTGCTCCGGAGGCGGCTCCTGCCTAGGCGCCTACTTCTCCCACGGCGACATACCCAAGATAGCCCCCATCAGGTTCTGGACATATGACATGGTCTGGAGCTTTCTGAGGGCGCAGAAGGACTTCGACGTCCAGCCGCTGGAGGAGCTCTACAGAGGCCTCGCCGCCGGCGGCTCCCTAGGCGGGAGATACGGATGCTGGCACTGCACCCTCGTCCGGGTGCAGGCCGCGAACTACTCCCGCCCCGAGTACCTCTACGCCGAGGCCGTCAGAACCATATACCGCGCCCTCTCTGACATGGGCCAGCACTTCAGAGAGCCGAAAAACACCGGCTACAGCAGGTGGGGCCCCCTCAACGCCCACGCCCGCTCCATAATCTACCACGCCATCAAAGCCGCCGAAGAGCTCGCCGGCAGGAAGATATTCTACGGGCTGGACAGAGCGGCGATATATGGATACACCCTCCGCCAGATATTCTACGAAATGGACCCACAGAGAGCCGACGCCATCATAAGACGTGCAGACCCCACAGACAGGAGAATCCCCACAGCCGAGCTCAGACGCCTGGACAAAACCCACCTAGCCGCCCTAGACTCCTACCTCAGCTCCCAAAACCACCGCGACGAAAAAACCAGCCAAGCACTCCGACAAATCATCACAAGACTAAAAGAAAACACAGCTTAA
- a CDS encoding AAA domain-containing protein translates to MSTSFYNVDRIVKRLDQEQSRRQRVDVVFKGPPYSDIGKAVEDIVAEKLRVVGVAGVPGAGKTTFYAYLLSNLLGDSLCRGAAENLYIYIAPTNELLVDFLEKFAAFMSARGGCRSSDFAKAVRIYGSKISASEFTQLLKRADERVGLIISTDWQRVYARMYPPRPAYLLIDEASRMTLARFLVPIADGLAKGKPDDLIRGFAVIGDPNQAIGISEDEREWLLLEKAVQLREQGSDYVEIKRLDVSMRLPPETETPIKEGYYAGDLRAMGKPYLLGLTSDEVKEVMKRVAGDCERYGGAVEEALTKLSNTPLLYIETEVFEKGDQYDIERAKLTSCLAKAIRAAVELKKDEKRIAVVAPYGKMAFAARILAGDADIRFSTVASFLGREDDIIIAPAAKEYTDIAFWTYYFSDPYIFNVQLSRQRGTLVVIGHMTSLKEETETLFKRSERGLKRLKKTQVEGLRKLMKTAEMFENLEETKKVVAR, encoded by the coding sequence ATGAGTACTAGCTTCTACAACGTAGACAGAATCGTCAAGAGGCTTGACCAGGAGCAGAGCCGGCGGCAGAGAGTCGACGTAGTCTTCAAAGGGCCCCCCTACTCAGACATAGGGAAGGCTGTTGAAGATATTGTCGCGGAGAAGCTGAGGGTGGTGGGGGTGGCAGGGGTCCCGGGGGCGGGGAAGACCACCTTCTACGCCTACCTCCTGTCCAACCTGCTGGGGGACAGCCTCTGCCGGGGGGCCGCGGAGAACCTCTACATCTACATCGCCCCCACCAACGAGCTCCTCGTGGACTTCCTCGAGAAATTCGCCGCCTTCATGAGCGCCCGAGGCGGTTGCAGAAGCAGCGATTTCGCAAAAGCCGTCCGGATCTACGGGTCGAAGATATCCGCAAGCGAGTTCACCCAACTCCTCAAGAGAGCCGACGAGCGAGTCGGCCTAATAATCTCCACAGACTGGCAGAGGGTATACGCCCGGATGTACCCGCCCAGGCCGGCCTACCTCCTGATAGACGAGGCCAGCCGCATGACGCTAGCCAGGTTCCTAGTCCCCATCGCGGACGGGTTGGCCAAGGGGAAGCCCGACGACCTCATAAGGGGTTTCGCGGTTATCGGAGACCCCAACCAAGCCATAGGCATCTCGGAGGACGAGAGGGAGTGGCTCCTCTTGGAGAAAGCCGTCCAGCTGAGGGAACAGGGGAGCGACTACGTGGAGATAAAGAGGCTTGACGTAAGCATGAGGCTACCCCCCGAGACCGAGACCCCAATCAAGGAGGGCTACTACGCCGGAGACCTAAGAGCCATGGGCAAGCCGTACCTGCTGGGCCTCACAAGCGACGAGGTCAAGGAGGTTATGAAGAGGGTAGCGGGCGATTGCGAGAGATACGGAGGTGCCGTGGAGGAGGCCCTCACTAAGCTCTCCAACACCCCACTGCTCTACATCGAGACAGAGGTGTTTGAAAAAGGCGACCAGTACGACATCGAGCGCGCAAAACTCACCAGTTGCTTGGCTAAAGCCATCCGCGCCGCGGTGGAGCTCAAGAAAGATGAGAAGAGGATTGCCGTCGTTGCGCCCTACGGCAAAATGGCCTTCGCCGCCAGGATACTCGCCGGAGACGCCGATATAAGGTTCTCCACGGTCGCCAGCTTCCTCGGGAGAGAAGACGACATCATCATAGCACCAGCGGCCAAGGAGTATACAGACATTGCCTTCTGGACCTACTACTTCTCAGACCCCTACATCTTCAACGTGCAGCTTAGCCGCCAGAGGGGAACCCTCGTGGTGATAGGCCATATGACGTCGCTGAAGGAAGAAACAGAGACACTGTTTAAAAGAAGCGAAAGGGGACTTAAAAGGCTAAAGAAGACGCAGGTGGAGGGGCTGCGCAAGCTCATGAAGACCGCCGAGATGTTCGAGAACTTGGAGGAGACGAAGAAGGTCGTAGCGAGATGA
- a CDS encoding ABC transporter ATP-binding protein, with product MVKQYVLIVKGVWKFFGGVVANEDVSLRAGEGEVVSVLGPNGAGKTTLLRQIYGELKPDRGVVQIAGLSPRKAKERGLVGAVPQEASPFHGLKVVEHVEMAARLRGVPKGRARECAREAIYAVGLGGRERDLVMSLSGGMRRLVLVASAMACRPKLILLDEPTAGVDVQNRRRIWEAVKAAKEAGSAVVLTTHYIHEAEELSDVVYLLNRRVLMRGAPAELKRLLPWVEVRTDDRVVRVEWDKAVEIVAELARRRARFELREPTLEDVLTAVWP from the coding sequence ATGGTGAAACAGTATGTTTTGATAGTGAAGGGGGTGTGGAAGTTCTTCGGCGGGGTGGTGGCCAACGAAGACGTGAGCCTCCGGGCGGGGGAGGGGGAGGTGGTGTCGGTGCTGGGGCCGAATGGGGCGGGGAAGACCACCCTCCTGAGGCAGATATACGGCGAGCTTAAGCCCGACAGAGGCGTCGTCCAGATCGCCGGCCTCAGCCCCAGGAAGGCGAAGGAGAGGGGGCTGGTGGGGGCGGTCCCCCAGGAGGCGTCCCCCTTCCACGGCCTCAAGGTGGTGGAGCATGTGGAGATGGCCGCGAGGCTTCGGGGGGTTCCCAAGGGGAGGGCCAGGGAGTGCGCCAGGGAGGCCATATACGCGGTGGGGCTCGGGGGGCGGGAGAGGGATTTGGTGATGAGCCTCTCCGGCGGGATGAGGAGGCTGGTGCTGGTGGCGTCGGCAATGGCCTGCAGGCCCAAGCTTATACTGCTTGACGAGCCCACCGCCGGGGTAGACGTGCAGAACAGGCGGAGGATCTGGGAGGCTGTCAAAGCCGCCAAGGAGGCCGGCTCCGCCGTCGTGTTGACCACCCACTACATCCACGAGGCCGAGGAGCTCAGCGACGTCGTCTATCTGCTAAACAGGAGAGTTCTGATGCGGGGGGCGCCGGCCGAGCTCAAGAGGCTCCTCCCCTGGGTCGAGGTGAGGACCGACGACCGCGTCGTTAGGGTGGAGTGGGACAAGGCGGTGGAGATAGTGGCGGAACTCGCCAGGCGGAGGGCCAGGTTCGAGCTGAGGGAGCCCACGCTCGAGGACGTCCTAACCGCCGTCTGGCCATGA
- a CDS encoding class I SAM-dependent methyltransferase, which translates to MFLFVGALRFVFAPFFAGGDVATCGVVGRLCCGSGRLGVNYWVGRHVAVVRGELGSLRRWFIPCSVDRRRMPPLARYERGGFVRLLGGGVWVDVGAVRGTEVGGVVARLAERWRVCGGRDVYSLARCVGVAVGSLVDVVVLLRGLFPNLVEVYSGGVSFDEFLRGFGVGGAVDAGVLWEEARRFVRGGVVVPNLGLLPRGRYVSVRSRAARYAIPPILSYADFKNAVVADVGSGFGTKGAASLRWGARHVVLLDVDEAVLRERGSGLLVDRVVADAHMLPLRDRAADVVIFWNVLNFLSDPDRAVEEVGRVARREVVFSVYNAASGRQISYGEFLEVLSRWGVPKAVRRLGNSQMQAVVRRHEDPGP; encoded by the coding sequence GTGTTTCTGTTTGTGGGGGCTCTTCGGTTTGTTTTTGCGCCGTTTTTCGCCGGGGGGGATGTGGCGACGTGTGGGGTGGTTGGGAGGCTTTGTTGTGGGTCTGGGCGGCTTGGGGTTAACTACTGGGTTGGTAGGCATGTGGCTGTGGTTAGGGGGGAGCTGGGGAGTTTGAGGAGGTGGTTTATTCCGTGTTCTGTGGATAGGCGGAGGATGCCTCCTCTTGCTCGGTACGAGAGGGGGGGCTTTGTCAGATTGTTGGGTGGTGGTGTTTGGGTAGATGTGGGGGCTGTGCGTGGGACTGAGGTGGGTGGGGTGGTGGCGAGGCTTGCGGAGAGGTGGAGGGTGTGTGGGGGGCGCGACGTCTATTCGCTTGCCAGGTGTGTGGGGGTGGCTGTGGGCTCTCTGGTGGATGTGGTTGTGCTGTTGCGGGGGCTGTTTCCGAACCTCGTGGAGGTGTACTCGGGCGGGGTGTCCTTCGACGAGTTTCTGAGGGGGTTTGGGGTGGGCGGGGCGGTGGATGCGGGGGTTCTGTGGGAGGAGGCTAGGAGGTTTGTGAGGGGCGGCGTGGTTGTGCCGAATTTGGGGCTTCTGCCTAGGGGCCGCTATGTCAGTGTGAGGTCGAGGGCGGCCCGGTACGCCATTCCGCCTATCCTCTCCTACGCCGACTTTAAAAACGCCGTTGTGGCAGACGTGGGCTCGGGCTTCGGGACCAAGGGGGCGGCGTCTCTCAGGTGGGGGGCGCGGCACGTCGTCCTCCTGGACGTGGACGAGGCCGTGCTGAGGGAGCGGGGCAGCGGCCTCCTGGTGGACCGGGTGGTGGCGGACGCCCACATGCTCCCGCTTAGGGATAGAGCCGCCGACGTGGTGATCTTCTGGAACGTGCTCAACTTCCTCAGCGACCCGGACAGGGCGGTGGAGGAGGTTGGTAGGGTGGCGAGGCGGGAGGTTGTGTTTTCGGTGTACAACGCCGCCAGCGGGAGGCAGATCAGCTACGGCGAGTTCCTGGAGGTTCTGTCGAGGTGGGGGGTGCCGAAGGCCGTGAGGAGGCTCGGCAACAGCCAGATGCAGGCCGTGGTGCGGCGTCATGAGGATCCGGGTCCTTAG
- a CDS encoding ABC transporter permease, with product MRLGNVLVIAKYMVLATRGWHITLAWFMVPYPLLWLWLLKLVGYPTYVEHFVVGTVLSTAFQMPYVVTAQDVASMKHWSRQYSLLLANGADHLEIALSYLAQSTATTAGASVLLLAASAAVAGVAYGPAQVAAAAGASALISAASCLLGYAQAIGIRNPALSQQMAQIVPLLLILVAPVYYPADLLPEPLRAASHLLPTTYMAYALRGALALNPEEAARGAAGILAYAAASALVTIYAVRREQRHG from the coding sequence ATGAGGCTCGGCAACGTCCTGGTCATCGCCAAATACATGGTGCTCGCCACGAGGGGGTGGCACATAACCCTGGCGTGGTTCATGGTGCCCTACCCCCTCCTCTGGCTGTGGCTACTGAAGCTGGTGGGCTACCCAACCTACGTCGAGCACTTCGTCGTGGGGACCGTCCTCTCCACCGCCTTCCAGATGCCCTACGTCGTCACCGCCCAAGACGTCGCCTCCATGAAGCACTGGTCTAGGCAGTACTCCCTCCTCCTGGCAAACGGCGCAGACCACTTGGAGATAGCCCTCAGCTACCTGGCCCAGTCCACGGCGACTACGGCGGGCGCCTCCGTCCTGTTGCTGGCCGCCTCCGCCGCCGTCGCCGGCGTGGCCTACGGCCCCGCCCAGGTGGCGGCCGCGGCCGGGGCCTCCGCCCTCATCTCGGCAGCCTCCTGCCTCCTCGGCTACGCCCAGGCGATAGGTATAAGAAACCCCGCGTTGTCCCAGCAGATGGCCCAGATCGTGCCGTTGCTCCTCATCTTGGTAGCCCCCGTGTACTACCCCGCGGACCTCCTCCCAGAGCCTCTGAGGGCCGCCAGCCACCTCCTCCCCACCACCTACATGGCCTACGCCCTCCGCGGCGCCCTCGCGCTGAACCCCGAGGAGGCCGCCAGAGGAGCCGCGGGCATCCTGGCATACGCCGCCGCCTCGGCGCTTGTGACGATATACGCCGTGAGGAGGGAGCAGAGACATGGCTAG
- a CDS encoding ArsR/SmtB family transcription factor, which translates to MSSPEDLLRVAKALSHPLRLKILLHLARRPTYIQDIAQTLGIPYALAHMHLKVLEEAGLVEGTYVVEEKPKPHLRKIYRLRDFKLVVDRQVLEELAKSQDSQRGR; encoded by the coding sequence ATGTCTTCTCCGGAGGACCTGCTACGGGTCGCCAAGGCGCTATCCCACCCCCTACGGCTGAAGATACTCCTCCACCTAGCCAGAAGGCCCACCTACATCCAGGACATAGCCCAGACCCTCGGAATCCCCTACGCGCTGGCCCACATGCACCTCAAGGTGCTGGAGGAGGCCGGCCTGGTGGAGGGGACATACGTGGTGGAGGAGAAGCCCAAGCCCCACCTCCGGAAGATCTACCGCCTCCGAGACTTCAAGCTGGTGGTAGACAGGCAGGTCCTGGAGGAGCTGGCCAAGTCCCAGGACTCCCAGCGGGGTCGATAG
- a CDS encoding DUF2250 domain-containing protein — protein sequence MDQEELAVLRHLKRANVDYGKSIAVNTGIPLQKVLDILEKLEALGLVERVRGGKTLKRTEARYKLSHEVRKHHVYYRLTRKGRHLLRQERGQNP from the coding sequence GTGGACCAGGAGGAGCTGGCCGTCCTCCGCCACCTCAAGAGGGCCAACGTGGACTACGGCAAATCCATCGCGGTAAACACGGGCATCCCCCTACAGAAGGTCCTCGACATCCTGGAAAAGCTTGAGGCCCTCGGCCTCGTCGAGCGGGTAAGAGGCGGCAAAACCCTCAAGCGGACCGAAGCCCGATACAAGCTAAGCCACGAGGTGCGGAAGCACCACGTCTACTACCGCCTCACCAGAAAGGGCAGACACCTCCTAAGGCAGGAAAGGGGGCAGAACCCCTAG